The Rhinolophus ferrumequinum isolate MPI-CBG mRhiFer1 chromosome 6, mRhiFer1_v1.p, whole genome shotgun sequence genome has a window encoding:
- the LOC117023790 gene encoding olfactory receptor 11H6-like translates to MTSEASNISHIVTEFILLGFPCRWEIQIFLFSIFFVTYILTLLGNMAIVCAVRWDPRLHTPMYILLANFSFLEICYVNSDMPNMLANFLSQTKSISFARCLLQLYFFFSLGTTECLFLSIMAYDRFLAICRPLHYPTIMTIKFCSSLVIFCWVYGFLWFLIPVILVTQLPFCGPNVIDDFLCDLGPLLALASACVPIPGTVLICGTMSSLLIFATFFYIIGSYTLVLRAVMQVPSVAGRKKAFSTCSSHLAVVFLFYGSVMMTYVSPGSGQAKGMQKFTTLFYSVLTPFFNPMIYSLRNKEMKDALKKVLGGS, encoded by the coding sequence ATGACCTCAGAAGCCAGCAATATTTCCCACATTGTGACTGAGTTCATTCTATTGGGCTTTCCTTGCCGCTGGGAAATACAGATCTTCCTTTTTTCAATATTCTTTGTGACTTACATCCTGACCCTCCTCGGAAACATGGCCATCGTGTGTGCAGTGCGCTGGGATCCCCGGCTCCACACCCCGATGTACATTCTGctggccaacttctccttcctgGAGATCTGCTACGTCAACTCTGATATGCCCAACATGCTGGCCAACTTCCTCTCCCAGACCAAAAGCATCTCTTTTGCTCGTTGCCTCCTCCAGCTGTACTTCTTCTTCTCCTTGGGCACAACCGAATGCTTATTTCTGTCCATCATGGCCTATGACCGGTTCCTGGCCATCTGCCGCCCCCTGCACTACCCCACCATCATGACTATTAAGTTCTGCAGCAGCCTGGTCATCTTTTGCTGGGTGTATGGTTTCCTCTGGTTTCTGATTCCAGTGATACTTGTTACCCAGTTACCATTTTGTGGCCCAAATGTGATTGATGACTTTCTGTGTGACCTGGGTCCTCTGCTGGCCCTGGCTTCAGCCTGTGTCCCGATTCCAGGGACTGTTCTCATATGTGGCACCATGAGCTCCCTGCTCATCTTTGCCACCTTTTTCTACATTATCGGCTCCTATACCCTGGTGCTGAGGGCCGTAATGCAGGTGCCCTCAGTTGCCGGCCGGAAGAAGGCCTTTTCCACCTGCTCCTCTCATCTGGCTGTCGTATTTCTATTCTATGGCTCCGTCATGATGACATATGTGAGCCCAGGCTCAGGACAAGCCAAGGGCATGCAGAAGTTCACAACTTTGTTCTACTCAGTTTTGACCCCTTTTTTCAACCCCATGATCTACAGCCTTcggaataaagaaatgaaggatgCCTTGAAGAAAGTTCTAGGAGGTTCCTAA